The segment TACTGCGCCTTTATCTAAAGTTTGACGAGAAGAATCAACAGGTCCTCGGCAGTATCGAAAGGGCTAGTCGACCCAGTAGGCGCTACTATGCCAAAAAGGATAATATTCCCAAGGTCCTGAATGGAATGGGTTTATCGATTTTGACTACCTCTAAGGGGGTAATGACCGAGCGGGAAGCCCGAAAGCATGGGGTGGGCGGAGAGATTATCTGCACGGTCTGGTAAGGGGCTGAAAGGCTATAAAGGAGGAAGTTATGTCAAGGGTTGGAAAAAAACCCATTCCGATACCCGATAAAGTAAAGGTTGTTTTTACTGCTGAGGGGGTCGTTGTTCAGGGTCCTAAAGGGGAATTGCGCCGGGTCGTTCCGCCCCAATTGTCCATTCAGGTGGAAGAGAACCTGGTCACCGTTCATCCCCTGGAAGAAGGCCAGAAGGTCAACGCCTTATTCGGCTTATTCCGGACCTTATTAGCCAATATGATCAAAGGGGTGGCCGATGGGTTTGAAAGGGTTTTAGAGATTCAGGGGGTCGGGTACCGGGCGGAACTCCAGGGGGATCAACTGATCTTTAACCTCGGTTATTCGCACCCCGTTCCCTTTCCGTTACCGGAGGGGATTTCCGCTCAGGTAGAAAAGCAGACCAAGCTGATTCTAAGAGGTATCGACCGGGATCTTTTAGGGCTGACGGCCGCCCGGATCCGAAGGTTCAGGC is part of the Deltaproteobacteria bacterium genome and harbors:
- the rpsH gene encoding 30S ribosomal protein S8, translating into MGMTDPIADMLTRIRNGSSAKFSKVDIPASKIKIQIARILKDEGYIKNFKVIKDNRQGLLRLYLKFDEKNQQVLGSIERASRPSRRYYAKKDNIPKVLNGMGLSILTTSKGVMTEREARKHGVGGEIICTVW
- the rplF gene encoding 50S ribosomal protein L6, which encodes MSRVGKKPIPIPDKVKVVFTAEGVVVQGPKGELRRVVPPQLSIQVEENLVTVHPLEEGQKVNALFGLFRTLLANMIKGVADGFERVLEIQGVGYRAELQGDQLIFNLGYSHPVPFPLPEGISAQVEKQTKLILRGIDRDLLGLTAARIRRFRPPEPYKGKGIKYQEEKIRRKVGKTGSK